A genome region from Manis pentadactyla isolate mManPen7 chromosome 5, mManPen7.hap1, whole genome shotgun sequence includes the following:
- the LOC118926733 gene encoding alcohol dehydrogenase class-3 → MANQIIKCKAAVAWEAGKPLSIEEVEVAPPKAHEVRIKILATAVCHTDAYTLSGADPEGSFPVILGHEGAGIVESVGEGVTKLKAGDTVIPLYIPQCGECKFCLNPKTNLCQKIRVTQGKGLMPDGTSRFTCKGKTLLHYMGTSTFSEYTVVADISVAKIDALAPLDKVCLLGCGISTGYGAAVNTAKVEPGSICAVFGLGGVGLAVIMGCKVAGASRIIGVDINKDKFTRAKDFGATECVNPQDFSKPIQEVLIEMTDGGVDYSFECTGNVKVMRAALEACHKGWGVSVVVGVAAAGQEIATRPFQLVTGRTWKGTAFGGWKSVESVPKLVSEYMSKKIKVDEFVTHNLSFDQINEAFELMHTGKSIRTVIKL, encoded by the exons ATGGCGAACCAG aTCATCAAGTGCAAGGCTGCAGTTGCCTGGGAGGCTGGAAAGCCCCTCTCCATAGAGGAGGTAGAGGTGGCACCCCCAAAGGCTCATGAAGTTCGGATTAAG atTCTTGCCACTGCAGTTTGCCACACTGATGCCTATACTCTGAGTGGGGCTGATCCTGAGGGGAGTTTTCCAGTGATCTTGGGACATGAAGGTGCCGGAATCGTGGAAAGTGTTGGTGAAGGAGTTACTAAGCTGAAGGCCG GTGATACTGTCATCCCACTTTACATTCCACAGTGTGGAGAATGCAAATTTTGTCTAAACCCTAAAACGAACCTTTGCCAGAAGATAAG agtCACTCAAGGGAAAGGATTAATGCCAGATGGTACTAGCAGATTTACTTGCAAAGGAAAGACACTTTTACATTACATGGGAACCAGCACGTTTTCTGAATACACAGTTGTGGCTGATATCTCTGTCGCTAAAATTGACGCTTTAGCACCTTTAGATAAAGTCTGCCTTCTGGGTTGTGGTATTTCAACTGGTTATGGTGCTGCTGTAAACACAGCCAAG GTGGAGCCTGGCTCTATTTGTGCAGTCTTTGGCCTGGGAGGAGTTGGCCTGGCAGTCATTATGGGCTGTAAGGTGGCTGGCGCATCTCGGATCATCGGTGTGGACATCAATAAAGATAAATTCACAAGAGCCAAGGATTTTGGCGCCACTGAATGTGTTAACCCCCAGGATTTCAGTAAACCTATTCAGGAAGTGCTCATTGAGATGACTGATGGAGGAGTGGACTATTCCTTTGAATGTACTGGTAATGTGAAGGTCATG AGAGCCGCCCTGGAGGCCTGTCACAAGGGCTGGGGTGTCAGTGTGGTGGTCGGCGTAGCCGCTGCAGGGCAAGAAATCGCCACTCGCCCGTTCCAGCTGGTAACAGGTCGCACATGGAAAGGCActgcctttggag GATGGAAGAGTGTAGAAAGTGTCCCAAAGTTGGTGTCCGAATATATGTCTAAAAAGATAAAAGTTGATGAATTTGTGACTCACAATCTGTCTTTTGACCAAATTAATGAAGCCTTTGAACTGATGCATACAGGGAAGAG CATTAGAACTGTCATAAAGCTTTAA